A stretch of DNA from Gemmatimonas sp.:
GGAGGCGCTGCAGGCGGCTTTGGGCGATCCAGCGGAACCGATCGCGCAGAGAGGCAGCGAGCGCAGAGCACGCAGAGGGCGCCACTTGTGATCGTCTCTGCGTACTCTGCGCTCTCTGCCTCTCTGCGTGAACAGGCACCGGCATGAGGCGTCGACGCTGGCGAGCGATTGCAACGTGCAGCAGGTTGGGGCATGCACCTCTCTCGATCTGTTGCCGCGCTGCTCGCGCTGTCGTTGCCGATTCACGCCGCGAATGCCCAGCTCGCGCTGCCGCAGTTCGATCGCGTGCTCCTGCTCGAGACCACCGCCGAAACGTCGGCCAACGCCAGCATCGGGGACGTGAACGGCGACGGCACGCCGGATATCGTGCTGGCGAAGGGGCGGCATTGGCCGCTGGTGGACCGGGTGCTTCTGGGCAACGGCAAGGGCGGCTTCGCGCCGGCTCGCGACCTCGGCATCGCGTCCGACCGGTCGTACGCGGCGCGGTTGGTGGATATCGACCGGGACGGCGATCTCGACGTCGTGCTCAGCAACGATCGTCCCGACCCGAGCCTCGTGTATCTGAACGATGGGACGGGGCACTTCACGGTGGGGTCCTCGTTCGGAAAGGCCGAGTGGCCGACGCGCAACGCCAGTGTCGCCGACGTCAATGGCGACAGCTTGCCCGACATCATTGTGGCCAACCGCTACGGCAAGAATCCCGGCGGCAACTACCTGTGTCTCAATCGCGGGGCGGGCCGGTTCGACGACCAGTGCCTCCGCTTTTCACGGGAGTCGGCGACTACGATCACGCCCGCCGACGTGAATCGGGACGGGCTCGTCGACCTCATCGTGCCGCACCGCGACGGCGGGCAGAGCATGGTGTATCTGCAGCACGCACGCAGTGGACCCGAGCCCGGGTTCACCGGTGTGCCGTTCGGTCCCGCCGACGCCGCGATCCGCGCGTCGGAGTCGGGTGACTTCACTGGCGACGGCCTCGTGGATCTCGTCGCCATCGACGAAGCGAATGGTCTCTCGCTCTACGCCGGTACACGCGACGGTGTCTTTGCCGCCGGTGTGTCGCTTGGCCGGGAGCAAACGGCGCCGTACGCGCTGGCGGTGGGTGATCTCAACGCCGATGGCCTGACCGATATCGTGGTGGGCTACGTCGAGGCAGAGTCGGTGGCGTACATCCGCACCGGCACCACCTTCGCGCGGGTACGGTTCGGCGACGGCCGGGGCACCGTGTACGGCTTTGCGATCGGAGATGTGGACGGGGACGGACACGTGGACATCGCCGCCGGGCGCTCGGAGGCACCGAATGTGCTGTACTTCGGCGCGCGCCGTGCGCTGAAGCCCGCTCCTCGCCGACGATAGGTACCGCCGCCATGCCCAATGAGGTGGACGTACTGCTTGCCACGCTCGACCATCCGCAGCTCGATGCCATGCACGAGTTGCGGCGTATCATCCTGCAGGCCGACCCGCGAATCGGCGAATCGGTGAAGTGGAACGCTCCCAGCTTTCACACCGCTGAGCACTTTGCCACGTTCCACCTGCGCGCCAAGACCGGTTTTCAGCTCGTGCTGCACTTGGGGGCCAAAGGACGACCCGACGCGACGGTGCGCGCGACCGTTCCCGACCCGCACAGGCTGCTGCAGTGGAAGAGCGCCGACCGTGCCATCATCGCCCTGCGTGATCTGGCCGATGTCGACGCCAAGCGTGACGCGCTGTCGCAGATTCTGCGGCATTGGATCGAGGAGGTCAACTGATGTCGCCGAACGCTGTCGCGGCGATCGACCTCGAGGCGCATCGGGCCGCACTGACCGGTCACTGCTACCGCATGCTGGGTTCGGTCGTGGATGCCGAAGACGCGGTGCAGGAGACCATGCTGCGGGCCTGGCGCGCACTCGAGAAATTCGACGGTCGCTCGGCGTTGGGCACGTGGCTGCATCGCATCGCCACCAACGTGTGTCTCGATGCGCTCGGCGATCGCACGCCGCGCGTGCTGGCGTTCGACGACATGCCGCGTTCCGCGACCACCGACGAACTCACGACGCGTCCCCGCGCGCACTGGCTCGAGCCCATCCCAGATGTGCGCGCGATCCCGAGTACCGACGATCCGCACGAGCGCGCCGTGATGCGCGAGCATCTGCGACTGGCCTTCGTGTCGGCGTTGCAGGCGCTGCCGCCTCGTCAGCGCGCGGCCCTGATTCTCACGCAGGTGCTCAACTGGTCGGCGGCGGAAGTGGCCGACTGCCTCGACCTCAGCACCGCCGCGGTGAACAGCGCGCTGCAGCGCGCCCGCGCCACGCTCGACGCGCGCCGCTCGAATGCGCCCGCCGGTACGCCGCTGGCGTTGAACGCGCAGCAGCAGCGCACACTCGAGCGTTTCGTGGCCGCCTTCGAGGCGTATGACGTGCCGGCCCTCACCGCACTGCTGCGAGACGATGTGGTCATGTGCATGCCGCCCTTCGCGTTCTGGCTCCAGGGACCGTTGGACGTGGCCGCCTGGCTCACGGGCCGCGGCGCCGGGTGCAAACCGTCGCGGCTCGTGGCCACGCAGGCCAGCGGTGCGCCGGCGTTTGCGCAGTACCGGCAGAATGGGGCCGAGCCTTGGTCGCTGATCGTGCTCGACTTCGTCGGTGATCGCATCGGCACGATGCACTACTTCCTTGATACCGAGACGCTATTTCCACACTTCGGACTACCGATGCGGCTCGACCGATGATTTTCGGGTGGATGGCGGGTCGAAGAGATATATGCCGATCGTCTACGCCATCTCCCGCACACCCAATCCTCCCATGAGCACCGCCCGAAAAATCTTCCTCAACATCTCGGTGAAAGACCTGGACGCCACAAAGGCGTTCTTCACCGCGCTCGGCTTCACCTTCAACCCACAGTTCACCGACCAGAACGCGGCGTGTATGATCGTGAGCGACGAGGCCTACGTGATGCTGCTCACCGTGCCGTTCTTCGGGGGATTCACGACGAAGGCACTCTGCGATACCCGCACGCACACCGAGGCGCTGTTCGCGCTGAGTTGTGAGAGTCGCGATGACGTGAACGCGATGGTGCAGAAAGCGGTGGCGGCCGGCGGACGGGAAGCGATGCCGGTACAGGATCACGGGTTCATGTACGCCTGGAGCTTCTACGACCTGGACGAGCACCACTGGGAGGTGTTCTGGATGGACCCCACCACGATCCAGTAGCGCCAAAGCCACCCGAGAGGGGAGACCAAGGCAGCGGCGCGGGTGCCATTGTCGGCGGGTGTCCGCCATTTTTCGTGACGCCCGTCGCCTGCCCGCTCCCTCTTCCGTCGTCTCGCATGCCTGTCGCCCCACAACGGATCGTCGTCACAGGCGGTGCCGGTTTTCTCGGCTCGCACCTGTGCGAACTGCTGCTGTCGCAGGGGCACGAGGTGCTGTGTGTCGACAACTTCTTCACGAGTTCGCGGCGCGGGGTCGAGCATCTGCTCGACTACAAGCGCTTTGAACTGCTGCGGCACGACGTCACGATGCCGCTGAATGTGGAAGCCGACGAGATCTACAACCTGGCCTGCCCGGCGTCGCCCGTACACTACCAGCACGATCCGGTGCAGACCACCAAGACCAGTGTGATCGGCGCGATCAACATGCTGGAACTGGCGAAACGCCTCCGGGCCAAGGTGTTGCAGGCGTCTACGTCGGAGGTGTATGGTGACCCGATCGTACACCCGCAGTCGGAGTCATACTGGGGCAACGTGAATCCGATCGGTCCGCGTTCCTGCTACGACGAAGGCAAGCGATGCGCCGAAACGTTGTTCTTCGACTACTACCATCAGGATCAGGTGCGCATCAAGGTCGTGCGCATCTTCAACACCTACGGTCCGCGCATGCACCCCAGCGACGGGCGCGTGGTGTCGAACTTCATCATGCAGGCGCTGCGCGGCGACGACATCACGTTGTTCGGTGACGGCGAACAGACGCGTTCCTTCTGTTACGTGAGCGATCTCATCGACGGACTGCATCGCATGATGCAGACACCCGATTCGGTCGTCGGGCCGATCAACCTCGGCAACCCCGAAGAGTGCACCGTGCGCGTGCTCGCCGAAACGATCATCGGTCTCACCGGTTCGCGCTCGCAGCTTGTGCGCCGCCCGCTGCCGCCCGACGATCCGCGCCAGCGTCAGCCGGATATCACGAAGGCGCGCGAGGTGCTAGGCTGGGCGCCGAGCGTCTCGATGCAGCTTGGTCTGGCGAGCACGATTGCCTACTTCGACACGCTGCTCGCGAGTGGAGAAGTGCCGGAGCTCATCGGCGGGGCGGGGCTGGCGAACGCCGCGGAGCCGTGAGCGCGCCCGTGAGCGCCTTTGCGATCCAGGAGTACGGTGACGCGCGCGTGGCGGCGGTGATTCCCGCGCGCAACGAGGCGCACACCATTGCCGAAGTCGTGCGCGAAACCGCGCGCTACGTGCACGACGTGCTGGTGCTCGATGGCGGGTCGCGCGATGGCACGGCGGAACAGGCCCGTGCCGCGGGGGCCCGCGTGATCACCGACCGCGGGCGGGGTAAAGGCGCCGCCGTGCGACAGAGTCTCGGCGAGACCACGGCCGACATCGTCGTGTTCCTCGACGCCGACGGTTCGCACGATCCGGCCGATATTCCGTCGCTGGTGCGGCCGGTGCTGGCCCGAGACGCCGAGTTGTGTGTGGGTAGCCGCTTCTCTGGTGGTACGGACGAACTGTCGGTCACGGTAGGGCAGCTGATTCGCACGATCGGCAACATCTCGATGAACATCGCGATCAACCGGCGCTTCGACGTCGCCCTCACCGATACGCTGAATGGCTTCCGCGCCGTTCGACGCGAGGTCGCGCTCGAGGTCCAGCTCGCCGAAGACCGGCACACCATCGAGCAGGAAATGGTGATGAAGGTGCTGACGTACGGATATCGAGTCGTGAACCGGCCCACGCATGAATACGCGCGGCTGTTCGGCACGAGTCACATCGCGGTGTGGCGCGAATGGCCTACGTTCGTGCGCTGCGTGCTGGTGAACATCTTCCAGCCGCAGCGCGCACGGTCATACGCGTCGAACACGCATGGTGCGCGGGTCAAGCCGGCGCTGGAGACCTGGATGCGCGAGAGTCGGCCGCACGAGCGCACGTCGGCCGGCTCGTGACGGCCTCCGAACGGTGACCGACGCGACGCGGCAGGCGTGGCCGCGGTCGCGTTGGCTGTTGCTGGTGGCGGCGATCGGCGTGGCATTGGCGGCGGCGCTGATGCCGCATGCGTGGTACGACGCCTTGCCGCGGCAGGCGGAGTTGCCGCCGCCACCTATCAGCGGCGTTACGGTGCTGCGCCTCGTGTTGGCGGTGGAGGCCGCGGTGCTGTTGCTGGTGGCGGCGTTCGACTGGCGATTCGTGCGCATGGCCCCGACGTCGCGACTGGCGGGACATCTGCAGCGCGAGGAATCGGGCGACCTCACGCCGCGCGCGGCCGCCGTCGGTCTCACGATCATCACGCTGGTGGCGCTGGCGCTGCGGGTGTATCACCTCGACCGCGATCTTTGGCTCGACGAGATCTCGCCGATCCTCGACTACGCGTCGTTGTCGGTACCGCAGATCGTCGGCAGCTACCTGCGGTCGAACAATCACCTGTTGAACACGCTGCTGCTGAAGGGGATGATCGCGCTCTTCGGCGAGCAGGCGTGGTCGGTGCGCTTGCCGGCCGTCGCGTTCGGCGTGGCCGGTGTGCCGGCGCTGTACTGGTGCGCACGGCTGGCGCTTTCGCGACGCGCGTCGCTGGGCGCAGCGCTGCTGCTGGCGGTGTCGTACCACCATCTGTTCTTCTCGCAGAACGCCCGCGGGTACACCGCCTACCTCTGCCTGGCGCTGCTCAGCACGCGAGCCCTCGTGAACGGACTGCGTGACGATCGCGGGCGCGACTGGCTGCTGTACGTGATGGCCACCGTGCTGGGCGTCGCTGCGCTGCTGAATACGGCGTTCGTGCTGGCCGCCCAGGGGTTTGCGGCGCTGGCCGCCGTGTGGCGCGTGCATCGGGCGGGCGGCGCGGCGATGCCGCTGCTGCGCCGCGTGCTTGTGGTATTGGCGATTGCCGGATTTCTGAGCGCCGAACTGTATGCGGTCGCGATGCCCGAAGTGTACGTGGTGATTTCGAACGTCTACAAAACGCAGAGCACCGGCTTCGTGCTCTTCTCATGGGAGTTCGCGCGCGAAGTGCTGCGCGGTGTGAGTGCCGGGTTCGGTTCGGGCGGCGTCGGCGTCGGCGCGCTGCTGGCGGCGGTGCCATTTCTGCTGGTGGCGGCGGCCGGCGCGTTCGCCGTGCTTCGGCGCGCGTGGGCGCTGGCGTTGGCCCTCGCCCTGCCGGGCGTGCTCACGCTCGCGTTCCTGCTGGTGCGCGGACTCACCATCTCGCCGCGTTTCTTTTTGCTGTGGCTACCCCTGGCGGTGCTCACGGCCGTGGTGGCGATCGACGCCGGTGCCGGGTGGATCTGGCGTGCGCGGCCGAGGCGGGCCGTGCTGATGGGCACTGGCACCGTGGCAGTCCTCGCCATGTTGTCGGCCGCGTCGCTCGGGCGGTATTATGCGATACCGAAGCAGCCGTATCGCGCAGCGCTGGCCTACGTGGAGCGGGCGCGTAAGCCCGATGATCGCGTGGTGGTGGTGTATCTCGCCGAACTGGGCATGCGGTACTACGGCGCGCGCGCCGGTGCGCCCCTCGACGAGCGCTACCGCTTTGTGCGCACCGTGCCAGCGCTCGACAGTGCGCTGGCACAGCGCGGTGCAGGACGCGTGTGGTTGGTCGTCACCTTTGAACGAGCATTGCAGATGGATCTCCCGGAACTGAACGCGCGCGTGCACTCCGGCTGGACGCTGCAACACACGTTCGACGGTACGGTGGGCGATGGTGGGATCAGCGTGTGGCGCGAACGAGACGCTGCCGCCACATCGGGCACCGCGCCATGACCCAGCAGGCGTCGTGAACGGACGGTCGTGGTGAAAGTCGCGGTCATCGGATTGGGTAACGCGGGGGCCACGCTGCATCTGCCGGCGCTGACGGCCATGCGCGACGTCGACGTCGTGGGCGGGGTGGATCTCGACGCCACCCGCCGCGACCAGGCGAAGTCGACATTCCGGGTGCCGGTCTTCGCCAGTGTCGAGGAGATGTTCGCCACCGCGCGCCCCGACGTGGTGTGCATCGGCACGCCGCCGGGCTCACACGCGGCGCTCTGCCTGCAGTCGTTCAGCGCCGGTGCGCATGTGCTGTGCGAGAAGCCGTTCGTGTCCAGCATCGCGCAGGCGGACATGGTGTTGGCCGCCGCGCGCGCCGCCGGTCGTCGCGTCGCGCTCAATCACGAGTTCCGTGAGATGCCGGTGTTCAAGGCGGTGCGCGATGCCGTGAGCAGTGGCGCCACGGGGGGGCTCAACTTCGCGCAGGTGTGGCAACAAATCGATCTGCCGCCGTGGGCCGAGCCCGGCTGGCGCGGCGACATGCGGCAGCGCACACTGTACGAAGCCGGCGTGCACCTCGTCGATTTCCTCATGGCGCTGTTCGGGGAGCGTCCGCGCGCGGTGCAGGCGTGGACTTCCACCTGCGGCGTGCGCGAGGGTGAGACCGATGCCGTGGCGCTGCTCACCATGGAGTTCAGTCGTGGACGTCTGGCCACGATCACGCAGAACCGCCTGGCGAAAGGGGAAACGCAGTACTTCGAGGTCCGCGCCGACACCGACCGCGCGTCGTTGCGCGCGTCATTCGGCGGCCGTGCCCGCATTTCCGCCGGTTTGTTTCGCAGCACGCGCCCGCATATGCGTGTGGAATACGGCATCGCCGGTATCGCCTGGCAGGAAGTGGGCGCCACGCGCTCCATGCTGGCGCGCAATCCGAAGGACCCCTGCATGGTGGCGACGCGCGATGTATTCGAGCGCTCTCTGGCGGCGTTCCGCGATGGCACCGAGCCACCGGCCAGCGGTGAGCTGGGCCGCGACGTGATGACGGTCATCGCCGCGGCGTACCACTCGGCCGCGATCGGGCAGCGGGTCACGATCGACGACGCCTTGATCGCGGAGTTGCGCGATGTGCAGATCGGGTAAGTCGCGATGAGTCACGCACCGATCGGCGCGTTGATCGTCGGAGCCGGCCTGATGGGTCGTTCTCATGCGCACGCCATCACGGCGAGCGGCGGGGTGGTGGTGGGGGTGGTCGACCCCGATCCGTCTCGCGCCACCGCGCTCGCTGGCACGGCTGGCCGCGTGCCAGTGTTCGCCGACGTGGCGTCGGCGCTGCAGGCCACGACGCCCACGGTGGTGCACGTATGCACGCCGCTGCCCGCGCACCGGGCGGTGATCGAAGCGGCATTTCACGCCGACTGTCATGTGATCGGCGAGAAGCCGCTCACGGCCACGGCACCCGAAGCCGAGGCGCTCTGTGCGCTCGCCGCCGCCCGCGGCCGTCATCTGGTGCCGGTGCATCAGTTTCCGTTCCAGCAGGGGGTGCGCGATCTACTGGCGAGGCGCGACGTGCTGGGCACCATCGTACACGTCGAACTCATGATAGCATCAGCGGGCGCCAGCGGCCCGCGCGACGCCGACGATGTCGTGGCGGAGATCCTGCCGCACTGTCTGTCCCTGACGCAGGTGCTGTTGCCGACGTCGCACGGCGAGACGTCGCACGGCGAGGGGTCGCTACACGGTTTGCCGTGGCAGGTCACGCGCGTAAGCCCCGGTGAATGGCGCATCACCGCGCACGCAGATTCCGCATCGATCGCGTACGTGATCTCCATGTCGGCGCGGCCGACGTGCGCGGAACTGCGGGTGTTCGGCACCAAGGCCTCGGCGGTAGCCGACCTGTTCCACGGCTACTCGGTGATCGATACCGGCGCGGTGACTCGCGCCTCGAAGGCGGCGCGTCCGTTTCGCGTGGCTGGCCGTTCGATGGTGGCGGCTTCGGCGAATCTGGCGCGGCGCGGACTGCGCGCCGAGTCGACGTATCCCGGGCTGCAGGCGCTCGTGCATCGGGCGTATCTCGCGTTCGCGGGCCGCGGCGACGTGCCCATTACGCCGCGCACTCTGCTCGACGTAGCCCGTGCGCGCGACCGGCTGATCGCGCTCAGCGGCTGGACCACTCCGTGAGTCATTCGTGAACGCGCCGGCGCTGAGCATCGTGCTGGCCGTCTCCCACGACGATGCCCTGCGCGACGGTTCGCTCGCCGCCGCCCTCAGTGCGATTGCGCAGAGTGTCGCCGGGGTGACCGGCGGCCTCACGCACGAGGTGATCGTGGTGGCCGCGAACGCGCAGGGGCTTCCCCTGCCGAGTGCGCTTCCGTCGGCGCGCTTCGTCACCGTCGCGCCTGGTGCGCTCACGCCCGTGAACTGGGGCCTCGGCCTGCGCGCCGCCAGCGGACGCGTGGTGGCCTTCACCACGTCGCAGATGTGCGTGAGCATCACGTGGGCCGGTGCGCTGCTGGAGGCGATCAACGGCGGCGTCGATGCCGGGGTGATTGGCGCGGGTGGACCGGTCGCGCTGCCAGCCGTCGCGTCGGACGCCGACGCCGCCACGCTGGTCCGCTTCAGTGCGTTCCTGCCCGGACGCTGGCCCCGCGTGATGTCGGCCCACGATATCCCCGGCGACAATGCCGCCTATCTGCGCGCGCATCTCGTTGAGCATGAGGACCTGCTGCGCGACGGGTTCTGGGAGGTCGAATTCCATCGGCGGTTCGCCCGCGCGGGCAAGCAACTGCTGATGGTCCCGGCGGCACTGGCCACCGCGCAGGGCGTCGTCGACCTGCGTGCGCTTCGGGCACACCGCTTCGCGCATGCCGTCTCGTTCGGCGGCAGCCGGGTCGACCGGCATGGTCAATCGGCGATCCGGATCGTGCTGGCCGCGCCGCTCGTGCCGCTGGTGCTGGCGGCGCGCATCGCCCGCCGGGCACGCGCCGCGGGTGTGGATCATGCTCGGATTCGGCGGGCCCTCCCAGCCGTCGTGCGGCTCACGATCGCCTGGGCCGCGGGAGAGGCAGTCGGTGCCTGGCGCGCCGCCGTCGGGCGCGGCAATCAAGTAACGTTCGCGCATGAGTGACGTGACGCCGATCGCGCCTGAGACCGGGAGGGAAGCCGCGCATCACACCGGGAGCTACCGGCCGCCGCCGATGCTGTCAGTGGTTGTGCCGTCGGTCAATGGCTGGTCGGATCTCGTCGCCTGCTTGTCGGCGCTCGAGCGGGCCGAGTCGCGCACACAGACGCGGCTCGAGGTGCTCGTGCCGGAGCGGTGCGGCAGTGCGGTGCGCACCCACGTGTCGCAGCGCTTCCCCTCGGTCCGCCTGTTACCGGTGGCCGGTACCACGACAATCCCGCACATGCGCGCCCTGGCGATCGACATGGCCACGGCACCCACGGTCGCCGTGATCGAGGATCATGTGATCGTGCCGGAGCAGTGGGCGCAGCAGATCGTCGAGGCGTGCCGCGGCGATGTGCGGGTGGTGGGTGGCGCCTTGGTGAACGCGGCCACGGCCAGCACGGTGGACTGGGCCGCCTTTCTCTGCGAATACAGTCACGTGCTCACGCCGCGCCCCGCTGGCCCCGCCGAGTGGCTGATGGGTAACAACACGGCCTATGATCGCACCGCGCTGCAGGAGTGCGCGGAGGTCGTGCACGCCGGGCGGTGGGAGCACGTGCTGCACGACGAGCTGCGTCGGCGCGGCATCGTGCTCTGGAACCGCCCGGACATCGTGGTGGGGCACAAGAAGCATTACACCGTCAGCGAGTACGGTGCACAACGATTCCTGTACGCGCGGGCGTACGCCGCCGATCGCGTGCGCTCGTCGTCGATGCCGTCTCGGCTCGCGTACGGTGCGGCGGCGATGGCGCTGCCCGTGCTGCTCTACGCCCGCATCACGTCGCGCGTGTGGCGGAGTGGCGCCCACCGCCGGGAGCTGCTGCAGTCCCTGCCGCTACTCGCGCTGTTCGTGACCGCGTGGGGGCTCGGTGAGGTCACCGGTGCCTGGTTCGGCGACGGCGGTGCCATGGCGAGGGTGTGCTGATGCCCGGTGTGTCGGTGGTGGTTGCCGCGTGTGGCAGCGAGGCGCTGTTGCCGCAGTGTCTCGCGCACCTCGACGCCGAGCGTCACCCGCGTGACGTGGCGCGACGCGCATGAAGATCGGCATCGACGCCTGCACGTGGGTGAACCGTCGTGGCTACGGTCGCTTTACGCGCGGGCTCGTGCAGGCCATGGTGAACGCGTGTCCGCAACACGACTTCACGCTGGTGGTGGATAGCACGATGGCGCGCGATGCGTCCTTCCCGGCGCGGACCCATCTGCACGTGGTGCAGACCTCCGAACGTCAGGCCACGGCGGCGTCGGCCGATGGCTCCCGTCGGCCAGCCGATCTATTGCGCATGGGTCGCGCCATCGGTGCGCTCGACGTGGACGTCTTTCTCTTCCCCACCTCGTTCTCGTACGTGCCCGTGTTCGGGCGGACCCCGGTGGTCACGGTGTTTCACGATGCCACGGCCGAGATGCATCCGGCGTTGATCTTCCCCCGCGCCCTGCCACGGCTGCTGTGGACGATCAAATCACAGCTCGCCCGCCGGCAGTCGCGGCGCATCGTGACCGTGTCGGAGAATGCCCGCGCCCAGATCGCCCATGTGTTCGGCATGCCAGTCGGCGAGATCGATGTGGTCAGCGAAGGGGCCGATCCGATCTTTCAGCCCGACTCCGACTCTGCCGCCGAAGCCACCAACGTGCGCGTGCAATACGGGCTGCCGGCGGAGGGCGCCCTGTTGCTGTACGTGGGCGGATTGAGCCCACACAAGAACATCGACGGCCTGTTGCGCGCGGTCGCCGCGCTGCCGCCTTCGCTCTCGCCTTGGCATCTGGCCATCGTCGGGGACGTGGCGAACGACACATTCCTCACCTGCGCGCACGCGCTGCAGACACAGGCGCGCGCGCCCGGTCTTGCCGGCCACGTCACCTTCACCGGCTTCGTGCCAGACGACCAGCTCGCTGCACTCTATCGCGCGTCCACCGTGCTGGTGTTGCCGTCGTTCAGCGAGGGGTTCGGGTTGCCGGTGCTCGAGGCCATGGCGTGCGGTGTCCCGGTGGCGGTGAGCAACCGCTTCTCGCTGCCGGAAATCGTAGGCGATGCCGGTGTGCTCTTCGATCCGGACTCCGCGCCCGACATCACGCAGGCGCTCTCGCGCGTGCTCGGTGATGCCAACCTGCGCGCCATGATGCGTGCCAAGGGATTGCAGCGCGCGGATGCCTACTCGTGGCGCCGCGGGGCGGAGCGCATGGCGCAGTTGCTGGAGCGTGTCGTCGCGCCATCGGGAGCGGCCGCATGACACCGCGTCGCTTCTGCTTCGTCACCACGTTTTATCCGC
This window harbors:
- a CDS encoding VCBS repeat-containing protein, producing the protein MHLSRSVAALLALSLPIHAANAQLALPQFDRVLLLETTAETSANASIGDVNGDGTPDIVLAKGRHWPLVDRVLLGNGKGGFAPARDLGIASDRSYAARLVDIDRDGDLDVVLSNDRPDPSLVYLNDGTGHFTVGSSFGKAEWPTRNASVADVNGDSLPDIIVANRYGKNPGGNYLCLNRGAGRFDDQCLRFSRESATTITPADVNRDGLVDLIVPHRDGGQSMVYLQHARSGPEPGFTGVPFGPADAAIRASESGDFTGDGLVDLVAIDEANGLSLYAGTRDGVFAAGVSLGREQTAPYALAVGDLNADGLTDIVVGYVEAESVAYIRTGTTFARVRFGDGRGTVYGFAIGDVDGDGHVDIAAGRSEAPNVLYFGARRALKPAPRRR
- a CDS encoding DUF1801 domain-containing protein, with the protein product MPNEVDVLLATLDHPQLDAMHELRRIILQADPRIGESVKWNAPSFHTAEHFATFHLRAKTGFQLVLHLGAKGRPDATVRATVPDPHRLLQWKSADRAIIALRDLADVDAKRDALSQILRHWIEEVN
- a CDS encoding sigma-70 family RNA polymerase sigma factor, with translation MSPNAVAAIDLEAHRAALTGHCYRMLGSVVDAEDAVQETMLRAWRALEKFDGRSALGTWLHRIATNVCLDALGDRTPRVLAFDDMPRSATTDELTTRPRAHWLEPIPDVRAIPSTDDPHERAVMREHLRLAFVSALQALPPRQRAALILTQVLNWSAAEVADCLDLSTAAVNSALQRARATLDARRSNAPAGTPLALNAQQQRTLERFVAAFEAYDVPALTALLRDDVVMCMPPFAFWLQGPLDVAAWLTGRGAGCKPSRLVATQASGAPAFAQYRQNGAEPWSLIVLDFVGDRIGTMHYFLDTETLFPHFGLPMRLDR
- a CDS encoding VOC family protein — its product is MSTARKIFLNISVKDLDATKAFFTALGFTFNPQFTDQNAACMIVSDEAYVMLLTVPFFGGFTTKALCDTRTHTEALFALSCESRDDVNAMVQKAVAAGGREAMPVQDHGFMYAWSFYDLDEHHWEVFWMDPTTIQ
- a CDS encoding SDR family oxidoreductase, with protein sequence MPVAPQRIVVTGGAGFLGSHLCELLLSQGHEVLCVDNFFTSSRRGVEHLLDYKRFELLRHDVTMPLNVEADEIYNLACPASPVHYQHDPVQTTKTSVIGAINMLELAKRLRAKVLQASTSEVYGDPIVHPQSESYWGNVNPIGPRSCYDEGKRCAETLFFDYYHQDQVRIKVVRIFNTYGPRMHPSDGRVVSNFIMQALRGDDITLFGDGEQTRSFCYVSDLIDGLHRMMQTPDSVVGPINLGNPEECTVRVLAETIIGLTGSRSQLVRRPLPPDDPRQRQPDITKAREVLGWAPSVSMQLGLASTIAYFDTLLASGEVPELIGGAGLANAAEP
- a CDS encoding glycosyltransferase family 2 protein — translated: MSAPVSAFAIQEYGDARVAAVIPARNEAHTIAEVVRETARYVHDVLVLDGGSRDGTAEQARAAGARVITDRGRGKGAAVRQSLGETTADIVVFLDADGSHDPADIPSLVRPVLARDAELCVGSRFSGGTDELSVTVGQLIRTIGNISMNIAINRRFDVALTDTLNGFRAVRREVALEVQLAEDRHTIEQEMVMKVLTYGYRVVNRPTHEYARLFGTSHIAVWREWPTFVRCVLVNIFQPQRARSYASNTHGARVKPALETWMRESRPHERTSAGS
- a CDS encoding glycosyltransferase family 39 protein, with the protein product MTDATRQAWPRSRWLLLVAAIGVALAAALMPHAWYDALPRQAELPPPPISGVTVLRLVLAVEAAVLLLVAAFDWRFVRMAPTSRLAGHLQREESGDLTPRAAAVGLTIITLVALALRVYHLDRDLWLDEISPILDYASLSVPQIVGSYLRSNNHLLNTLLLKGMIALFGEQAWSVRLPAVAFGVAGVPALYWCARLALSRRASLGAALLLAVSYHHLFFSQNARGYTAYLCLALLSTRALVNGLRDDRGRDWLLYVMATVLGVAALLNTAFVLAAQGFAALAAVWRVHRAGGAAMPLLRRVLVVLAIAGFLSAELYAVAMPEVYVVISNVYKTQSTGFVLFSWEFAREVLRGVSAGFGSGGVGVGALLAAVPFLLVAAAGAFAVLRRAWALALALALPGVLTLAFLLVRGLTISPRFFLLWLPLAVLTAVVAIDAGAGWIWRARPRRAVLMGTGTVAVLAMLSAASLGRYYAIPKQPYRAALAYVERARKPDDRVVVVYLAELGMRYYGARAGAPLDERYRFVRTVPALDSALAQRGAGRVWLVVTFERALQMDLPELNARVHSGWTLQHTFDGTVGDGGISVWRERDAAATSGTAP
- a CDS encoding Gfo/Idh/MocA family oxidoreductase, whose amino-acid sequence is MKVAVIGLGNAGATLHLPALTAMRDVDVVGGVDLDATRRDQAKSTFRVPVFASVEEMFATARPDVVCIGTPPGSHAALCLQSFSAGAHVLCEKPFVSSIAQADMVLAAARAAGRRVALNHEFREMPVFKAVRDAVSSGATGGLNFAQVWQQIDLPPWAEPGWRGDMRQRTLYEAGVHLVDFLMALFGERPRAVQAWTSTCGVREGETDAVALLTMEFSRGRLATITQNRLAKGETQYFEVRADTDRASLRASFGGRARISAGLFRSTRPHMRVEYGIAGIAWQEVGATRSMLARNPKDPCMVATRDVFERSLAAFRDGTEPPASGELGRDVMTVIAAAYHSAAIGQRVTIDDALIAELRDVQIG
- a CDS encoding Gfo/Idh/MocA family oxidoreductase; protein product: MSHAPIGALIVGAGLMGRSHAHAITASGGVVVGVVDPDPSRATALAGTAGRVPVFADVASALQATTPTVVHVCTPLPAHRAVIEAAFHADCHVIGEKPLTATAPEAEALCALAAARGRHLVPVHQFPFQQGVRDLLARRDVLGTIVHVELMIASAGASGPRDADDVVAEILPHCLSLTQVLLPTSHGETSHGEGSLHGLPWQVTRVSPGEWRITAHADSASIAYVISMSARPTCAELRVFGTKASAVADLFHGYSVIDTGAVTRASKAARPFRVAGRSMVAASANLARRGLRAESTYPGLQALVHRAYLAFAGRGDVPITPRTLLDVARARDRLIALSGWTTP